From a single Sphaeramia orbicularis chromosome 4, fSphaOr1.1, whole genome shotgun sequence genomic region:
- the gatad2ab gene encoding LOW QUALITY PROTEIN: GATA zinc finger domain containing 2Ab (The sequence of the model RefSeq protein was modified relative to this genomic sequence to represent the inferred CDS: inserted 1 base in 1 codon; deleted 2 bases in 1 codon) has product MSEEAVRQTRSQKRALERDHATPAGPPEDMDNKRVKVEKGDADGDPLALVGSGDEGVKLKNEQAAKVAASILKAGEVKATIKVEVQTGDEPVDMSTSKSDIKRERQPPSPDDXIVLSDNEPSSPLMNGLLHETDTDKLMKSSPQERERIIKQLKEELRLQEAKLVLLKKLRQSQIQKESTVQKTTALLATPPPLVRGSITSSKGTLQVTGRSSGTVIPPPLFGWQHVPSKHNSQIVMPPLVRGAQPITVTPQHMASIRQQQQQHGGSGPPPLLLAPRASVPNVQVQGQRIIQQGLIRVANVANSNVMVNIPQASPTSLKGSSVSPNSLNDSPASRQAAAKLALRKQLEKTLLEIPPPKPPAPEFNFLPSAANNEFIYLLGLEEVVQKLLEMHGRGNLGPAAAMSSSIPKEPYTCAQCKTDFTSRWRKEKSGTVLCDHCMSSNQKKALKAEHTSRLKAAFVKALQQEQEIEQRILQQAASSSSSSSASSVSKASSSSSSSPSLSKSDVLASQQYKQARAMQHRTVGGHHSTIKQSQMAHSLQSAVTSHGMAHSFTSSSQLQNAVTAAALGSRAGKHAAARALQQGAKVSAGSSNQGNVAAWRKQSGGNTGVTMAYVNPSLSAHKTSSAVERQREYLLDMIPSRSISQAANTWK; this is encoded by the exons ATGTCAGAGGAGGCAGTGCGTCAAACACGCAGCCAGAAGCGAGCTCTGGAGAGGGACCATGCAACTCCTGCAGGGCCCCCAGAGGACATGGACAATAAACGGGTTAAAGTAGAGAAGGGCGATGCAGATGGGGACCCACTAGCACTAGTGGGATCTGGAGATGAGGGTGTCAAACTGAAGAATGAGCAGGCTGCAAAAGTAGCAGCGAGCATCCTAAAGGCAGGGGAAGTGAAGGCCACCATCAAAGTGGAAGTACAGACTGGAGATGAGCCTGTTGACATGAGTACATCCAAGA GTGATATTAAAAGAGAGCGCCAGCCACCATCGCCAGATG GGATCGTGTTATCAGACAATGAACCATCCAGTCCTCTCATGAATGGC CTGCTTCACGAGACTGATACAGATAAACTAATG AAGAGCTCCCCACAGGAGAGGGAGCGCATTATCAAACAGCTGAAGGAGGAACTCAGACTGCAAGAGGCTAAGCTGGTGCTGCTTAAGAAACTACGACAGAGCCAGATCCAGAAGGAGAGCACAGTGCAGAAG ACAACTGCTCTGTTGGcaactcctcctcctctggtgcGTGGTAGTATTACATCAAGCAAAGGAACCCTTCAG GTGACAGGTCGTAGCTCAGGCACGGTGATCCCTCCTCCTTTGTTCGGGTGGCAGCACGTCCCGTCCAAACACAACTCTCAGATTGTGATGCCACCGCTGGTCAGAGGAGcccag CCCATCACAGTGACTCCACAGCACATGGCCAGTATACgtcagcaacagcagcagcacggCGGCTCAGGCCCTCCTCCTCTCCTGCTGGCTCCCAGGGCCTCTGTGCCCAATGTCCAGGTCCAGGGCCAGAGGATCATTCAGCAAGGACTCATCAGAGTGGCAAATGTAGCTAACAGTAATGTCATGGTCAACATCCCTCAG gcCTCTCCCACCAGCCTAAAGGGCTCCTCAGTGTCACCCAACTCTCTCAATGACTCCCCGGCCAGCCGGCAAGCGGCAGCTAAGCTTGCACTTCGTAAGCAGTTGGAGAAGACGCTGCTGGAGATCCCTCCACCCAAACCCCCTGCCCCCGAGTTCAACTTCCTGCCTTCAGCGGCCAATAATGAGTTCATCTACTTGTTAGGCTTGGAGGAGGTGGTCCAAAAACTTCTGGAGATGCATGGGCGGG GAAATTTAGGTCCAGCTGCTGCGATGTCCAGCTCCATTCCCAAAGAGCCATACACCTGTGCACAGTGTAAGACGGACTTTACCTCCCGCTGGAGGAAGGAGAAGTCTGGCACTGTTCTCTGTGACCACTGCATGTCGTCCAATCAGAAGAAGGCCCTGAAGGCGGAGCACACCAGTCGGCTGAAAGCAGCGTTTGTCAAGGCGCTTCAACAGGAGCAGGAGATCGAACAGCGCATCCTGCAGCAGGcagcctcctcttcatcttcctcttctgcCTCGTCTGTCTCTAAAGCCAGCtcgtcctcttcttcctctccctcgCTGTCCAAAAGTGATGTGCTGGCGTCCCAGCAGTACAAGCAGGCTAGAGCCATGCAACATAGAACTGTGGGTGGCCATCACTCCACCATTAAACAG AGTCAGATGGCACATAGCCTCCAGTCTGCAGTGACCTCTCATGGCATGGCCCACTCATTCACCTCCTCCTCTCAGCTGCAGAATGCTGTGACAGCGGCGGCGCTGGGCAGCAGGGCAGGTAAGCATGCTGCAGCACGCGCACTGCAGCAGGGGGCAAAGGTCAGCGCCGGCAGCAGTAACCAGGGCAACGTGGCTGCATGGAGGAAGCAGAGCGGTGGCAATACAG GTGTAACTATGGCCTATGTGAATCCCAGCTTGTCTGCCCATAAAACCTCCTCTGCTGTTGAGCGTCAACGCGAGTACCTGCTGGACATGATTCCCTCCCGTTCCATCTCCCAGGCAGCCAACACATGGAAATAA